A window from Ignavibacteriota bacterium encodes these proteins:
- a CDS encoding dipeptide epimerase: MKLSFKPYTLELKHTFTISSNSRTTTPVVLTEIEHDGIIGYGEASMPPYLGESHETVLKFLSKVNLQQFNDPFLFDEILNYVDSIDEKNTAAKASIDIALHDLVGKLLNKPWFKIWGFDKSKTPFTTFTIGIDKEEILKQKVLEAEPYKILKIKLGSEDDKKLISTIRKFTNKPLAVDANQGWKEKEFAIDLIYWLKEQNVQMIEQPMPKEKIEETAWLTEKSPLPIFADESVQRLNDVVSAKGIFSGINIKLMKCTGMREAHKMLTLAKSLNMKVMIGCMTETSCAISAAAQLSPLVDWADLDGNLLIKNDPYFGVKIIDGKISLNENPGIGLQ, translated from the coding sequence ATGAAACTATCTTTTAAACCGTATACTTTAGAACTAAAACATACATTTACGATTTCGTCAAATTCAAGAACAACAACACCAGTTGTTCTAACAGAAATTGAGCATGATGGAATTATTGGTTACGGCGAAGCTTCAATGCCGCCGTATTTGGGTGAATCTCACGAAACTGTTTTGAAATTTTTATCAAAAGTAAATTTACAACAATTTAACGATCCTTTTTTATTTGATGAAATTCTAAATTATGTTGATAGTATTGATGAAAAAAATACTGCCGCTAAAGCATCAATAGATATTGCACTTCATGATTTGGTTGGAAAATTATTAAATAAACCATGGTTTAAAATTTGGGGATTTGATAAATCAAAAACTCCATTTACTACTTTTACAATCGGAATTGATAAAGAAGAAATCTTAAAACAAAAAGTTTTGGAAGCAGAACCATATAAAATTCTTAAAATTAAATTGGGAAGCGAAGACGATAAAAAATTAATTTCTACAATTAGAAAATTTACTAATAAACCTTTAGCAGTTGACGCAAACCAAGGTTGGAAAGAAAAGGAATTTGCAATCGATTTAATTTATTGGCTGAAAGAACAAAATGTGCAAATGATTGAACAACCAATGCCGAAAGAAAAGATTGAAGAAACAGCTTGGCTTACAGAAAAAAGTCCGTTACCAATTTTTGCGGATGAATCAGTTCAAAGACTAAATGATGTAGTTTCTGCAAAAGGAATTTTTTCCGGAATAAATATTAAATTGATGAAATGTACTGGAATGAGAGAAGCTCACAAAATGTTAACCCTTGCAAAATCCTTGAATATGAAAGTTATGATTGGGTGTATGACTGAAACTTCGTGCGCAATTTCTGCGGCAGCTCAACTTTCTCCTCTAGTCGATTGGGCGGATTTAGATGGTAATTTACTTATTAAAAATGATCCATATTTTGGTGTAAAAATTATTGACGGTAAAATTTCTTTGAATGAAAATCCGGGAATTGGGTTGCAATAA
- a CDS encoding response regulator, translating to MTITEQILNLLEMNESIPALVLNQFADVVAKNDVWSKYFNNAETGKSFYNIFDKNTSLLIKSSLIDSKTFQKVKTREIQYLSSGKIKNFQLVISPFKIQNNLYFYFLIYDESHTNNFIVYPTIDDFSYYKKYEYIFNLLKTEDRENQIINNLKYYVEIEKEPIALKDFSNFLLMNQSFRTFMLPEENKQDISLNVRIKTSELLLIIYSLEKEIFGSQNIFVIENTFPNKINIAESSKILIFPFIRKNETLIIGKLDLQAKFGQPTNVESPKIEEQQIKSDVPTIIYDANNFDILDVNKQCAEIYGYDIDELKKMNLIELFPPEDMQKLLSPEIDAEKIEYTQIKKDGNKIKILAKRENTIWQNRNAYLEIIEIADENEKIISEEKIDIEIIPQIENAEIEPVEISNGITENNIEVINTVEENSESVKVEELVEEEILENKIDNEKLTEIPNGISSEQNIISDEIKSEEKIPDAKPNFYQKEIAKDNKEISPFLSFLFHELLTPVNVILGFVQEIIDSIDNLSEEQEESAKIIKENQQILLQTMNSAVQYAKLEENLLPIKVEEFNFKNHILDIEESVSRLAEKQNVKLNFTQSFDKLILQNDRQKLLAAISYFLKLVINLTETKEVFVKLHSTEDNLIISVKDKLSEISENLLNNILELYNSPKSSINNNLGLSSITLRLSQKLNDVIFAKVTNLISENINTASLVIPINIDKHKVVSEQTDFTNPVSTINELTESEKEIPADNLENKIDEIVESEIDEKNIIENDEMIFDEDDLEEFSDEILHEEISEIKLEDSEIVLENEENNSANSEMKYEETKIIFEEPKIPNEIDEIIIEDFSEDEVLEKETEIVKEEKTIKKFNISEISCLFIDDSIDAQLLFKSQMHDLKQLSMTSNLIDALPLLEKFNFDIILVDINLNHKFNGFDALKIIRQFSDYKTTPIAALTAYPFEGDREKFLMFGFTDYFVKPLLRENLLKSFEEILS from the coding sequence ATGACCATAACTGAACAAATATTAAATTTACTTGAAATGAATGAAAGCATACCAGCATTGGTTCTTAATCAATTTGCTGATGTTGTTGCAAAGAATGATGTTTGGTCAAAATATTTTAATAATGCCGAAACCGGAAAAAGTTTTTATAATATTTTTGATAAAAATACATCGTTGTTGATTAAAAGCAGTTTGATTGATTCTAAAACTTTTCAAAAAGTTAAAACAAGAGAAATCCAATATTTATCTTCCGGAAAAATTAAAAATTTCCAACTCGTAATTTCGCCTTTTAAAATTCAAAATAATTTGTATTTCTATTTTTTAATTTATGATGAAAGTCATACAAACAATTTTATAGTTTATCCAACTATTGATGATTTCAGTTATTACAAAAAATATGAATACATTTTTAATTTACTTAAAACTGAAGATCGAGAAAATCAAATTATTAATAATCTAAAGTATTACGTTGAAATTGAGAAAGAGCCGATTGCACTCAAAGATTTTTCAAATTTCCTTTTGATGAATCAAAGTTTTAGAACATTCATGCTTCCCGAAGAAAATAAGCAAGATATTTCGCTTAATGTTAGAATAAAAACAAGCGAACTTCTGCTGATTATTTATTCTCTCGAAAAAGAAATTTTCGGCTCGCAAAATATTTTTGTAATTGAAAACACTTTCCCAAATAAAATAAATATTGCAGAAAGCAGTAAAATTTTAATTTTTCCTTTTATCAGAAAAAATGAAACTTTAATAATCGGTAAACTTGATTTACAAGCAAAATTCGGACAGCCGACAAATGTCGAAAGTCCGAAAATTGAAGAACAGCAAATTAAAAGTGATGTTCCGACAATAATTTACGATGCAAATAATTTTGATATTTTAGATGTGAATAAACAATGTGCAGAAATTTATGGTTATGATATAGATGAATTGAAGAAAATGAATTTGATTGAATTATTTCCACCGGAAGATATGCAGAAATTGTTAAGTCCAGAAATAGATGCAGAAAAAATTGAATATACACAGATAAAAAAAGATGGAAACAAAATTAAAATTTTAGCTAAAAGAGAAAATACAATTTGGCAAAATAGAAATGCTTATTTGGAAATAATCGAAATTGCTGATGAAAATGAAAAAATAATTTCTGAAGAAAAAATTGATATAGAAATAATTCCGCAAATTGAAAATGCTGAAATTGAACCGGTAGAAATTTCGAATGGAATAACAGAAAATAATATTGAAGTAATAAATACGGTTGAGGAAAATTCAGAATCTGTAAAAGTTGAAGAATTGGTTGAAGAAGAAATTTTAGAAAATAAAATTGATAATGAAAAATTAACGGAAATCCCAAATGGAATTTCTTCTGAGCAAAATATAATTTCTGATGAAATAAAAAGTGAAGAAAAAATTCCCGATGCTAAACCAAATTTTTACCAGAAAGAAATTGCAAAAGACAATAAAGAAATTTCTCCGTTTTTATCATTTTTATTTCATGAATTATTAACGCCGGTAAATGTGATTTTGGGTTTTGTTCAAGAAATTATTGATAGCATTGATAATCTTTCTGAAGAACAAGAAGAATCGGCAAAAATAATAAAAGAAAATCAGCAAATTTTATTGCAGACAATGAATTCCGCAGTTCAGTATGCAAAGCTTGAAGAAAATCTTCTGCCCATAAAAGTTGAAGAATTTAATTTTAAAAATCATATTCTTGATATTGAAGAAAGTGTTTCCAGACTTGCGGAAAAACAAAATGTTAAATTAAATTTCACTCAGTCTTTTGATAAACTTATTCTGCAAAACGATCGACAAAAACTTTTAGCAGCAATAAGTTATTTTCTAAAACTTGTCATAAATCTAACTGAGACGAAAGAAGTTTTTGTAAAATTACATTCAACGGAAGATAACTTAATAATTTCTGTTAAAGATAAACTTTCCGAAATTTCTGAAAATTTGCTAAATAATATTTTAGAACTTTATAATTCGCCAAAAAGTTCTATAAATAATAATTTGGGATTATCATCAATTACACTGCGACTTTCACAAAAATTGAATGATGTAATTTTTGCAAAAGTTACAAATCTAATTTCGGAAAATATAAATACTGCATCTTTAGTAATTCCAATTAATATTGATAAACATAAAGTTGTTTCTGAACAAACCGATTTTACAAATCCGGTTTCAACAATAAATGAATTAACCGAAAGTGAAAAAGAAATTCCGGCAGATAATTTAGAAAATAAAATTGATGAAATTGTAGAAAGTGAAATTGATGAAAAAAATATTATTGAAAATGATGAAATGATTTTTGATGAAGATGATTTGGAAGAATTTTCGGATGAAATTTTACATGAAGAAATTTCTGAAATTAAACTTGAAGATTCTGAAATAGTTTTGGAAAATGAAGAAAATAATTCTGCAAATTCTGAAATGAAATATGAAGAAACCAAAATTATTTTTGAAGAACCAAAAATTCCAAATGAAATTGATGAAATAATAATTGAAGATTTTAGCGAAGATGAAGTTTTAGAAAAAGAAACTGAAATTGTAAAAGAAGAAAAGACAATTAAGAAATTCAATATTTCTGAAATTTCTTGCTTATTTATTGATGATTCAATTGATGCGCAATTGTTGTTCAAATCTCAAATGCATGATTTAAAACAGTTGAGTATGACATCAAATTTAATTGATGCATTGCCGCTTTTAGAAAAATTCAATTTTGATATAATTTTAGTTGATATAAATCTCAACCACAAATTCAACGGTTTTGATGCACTGAAAATTATTCGTCAATTTAGTGATTATAAAACTACACCGATTGCCGCACTTACCGCATATCCTTTTGAAGGAGATAGAGAAAAATTCTTAATGTTCGGATTTACGGATTATTTTGTAAAACCATTATTAAGAGAAAATTTGCTAAAATCTTTCGAAGAAATTCTTTCGTAA
- the lexA gene encoding repressor LexA: MPKELTKTQQKILEFLTESKLKGFMPTLAEIAKKFGYENRSTVQQHLQAIEKKGYIRRSSKLSRGIELLLEDKFFIPKPILGEVAAGNPLTIYPDAIDTIELPTIAHMPKDSFLLRVKGDSLKDAYIFSGDVVIVNPNLEPVNGKIVAAILDDAAVVKRFFKKSNSIELHSENPEYQPIIIKKNYVNFKVVGIVVGIYRNMETMAG; this comes from the coding sequence ATGCCAAAAGAATTAACAAAAACTCAGCAAAAAATTTTAGAATTTTTAACGGAATCCAAACTAAAAGGATTTATGCCTACTCTTGCAGAAATTGCAAAAAAGTTTGGATATGAAAATCGCTCAACAGTTCAGCAGCATTTGCAAGCAATTGAGAAAAAAGGGTACATAAGAAGAAGTTCAAAACTTTCACGCGGAATTGAACTTTTGCTGGAGGATAAATTTTTTATTCCAAAGCCAATTCTTGGTGAAGTTGCTGCGGGAAATCCGCTAACAATTTATCCCGATGCGATTGATACAATTGAACTTCCCACAATTGCGCACATGCCAAAAGATTCATTTTTGCTTCGTGTAAAAGGAGACAGTTTAAAAGATGCTTACATTTTCAGCGGCGATGTGGTAATTGTAAATCCCAATTTGGAACCGGTAAACGGAAAAATTGTTGCTGCAATTTTAGATGATGCGGCGGTTGTTAAAAGGTTTTTTAAAAAATCAAATTCAATTGAGCTTCATTCGGAAAATCCGGAATACCAGCCAATAATAATTAAAAAAAATTATGTCAATTTTAAAGTAGTTGGAATTGTTGTAGGAATTTACAGAAACATGGAAACAATGGCGGGATGA
- a CDS encoding GxxExxY protein, producing MNEDQLSNVVIGLAINVHKNLGPGLLESAYEECLFYELNKNGLFVEKQKPMPLIYEEVKLDCGYRIDLMIERKLILEIKSVEALNDVHLAQILIYLKLAECKLGLLINFNVKYLKDGIKRVIL from the coding sequence ATGAATGAAGATCAATTATCGAATGTTGTAATAGGTTTAGCAATAAATGTTCATAAAAATTTAGGACCCGGATTATTAGAATCGGCATATGAAGAATGTTTGTTTTATGAATTAAATAAAAATGGATTGTTTGTTGAAAAACAAAAACCAATGCCATTGATTTATGAAGAAGTTAAATTGGATTGTGGTTATAGAATTGATTTAATGATTGAAAGAAAATTAATTTTAGAAATTAAATCAGTTGAAGCATTGAATGATGTGCATTTAGCTCAGATATTAATTTATTTAAAATTAGCTGAATGCAAGCTTGGTTTATTGATTAATTTCAATGTAAAATATTTGAAAGATGGAATCAAAAGAGTTATTCTTTGA
- a CDS encoding methylated-DNA--[protein]-cysteine S-methyltransferase, with translation MKTKFVTYLKSPIGEIKITAEENFITSILFVFDDTEIEAENINPVLTQCKKELAEYFVGKRNEFTIPIKQEGTEFQQKVWNELLKIPYAKTVSYNFIAGSLGDKKSIRAVGATNGRNQISIIVPCHRVIGSDGSLTGYAGGLWRKKWLLNHEKEFSGEEKQMEMF, from the coding sequence ATGAAAACTAAATTTGTTACATATCTTAAATCTCCAATTGGAGAAATAAAAATTACCGCTGAAGAAAATTTTATTACTTCCATTCTTTTCGTTTTTGACGATACAGAAATAGAAGCGGAAAATATAAATCCCGTTTTAACCCAATGTAAAAAGGAACTTGCTGAATATTTTGTTGGGAAAAGAAATGAGTTTACTATTCCAATAAAACAAGAAGGTACGGAATTCCAACAAAAAGTTTGGAATGAATTACTCAAAATCCCTTATGCAAAAACTGTCTCTTACAATTTTATTGCAGGATCTCTAGGTGATAAAAAATCAATTAGAGCAGTAGGTGCAACAAATGGAAGAAACCAAATATCTATTATTGTTCCGTGCCATAGAGTAATTGGAAGCGATGGAAGTCTTACCGGATATGCCGGCGGATTGTGGAGAAAAAAGTGGTTGCTCAATCATGAAAAAGAATTTTCCGGTGAAGAAAAACAAATGGAGATGTTTTAA
- a CDS encoding YjbQ family protein, whose translation MYIQTEINLKPKNRGFHIITREIENAIPEMKNIKIGIANIFIKHTSASLTINENVSPDVRRDMEKYFNNIVSEKISYFEHTYEGADDMPAHIKSSLLGPSLTIPITDGKLNLGTWQGIYLCEHRDYGGSRKIVITLMGE comes from the coding sequence ATGTATATCCAAACAGAAATAAATCTTAAACCTAAAAATCGCGGATTTCACATAATTACTCGCGAAATTGAAAATGCAATTCCCGAAATGAAAAATATAAAAATTGGGATAGCAAATATTTTTATAAAACATACATCCGCATCATTAACAATAAACGAAAATGTATCGCCGGATGTTCGCAGAGATATGGAAAAATATTTTAATAATATTGTTTCGGAAAAAATTTCTTATTTTGAACATACTTATGAAGGCGCAGATGACATGCCAGCACACATAAAATCTTCATTGCTTGGACCATCGCTTACAATTCCAATAACAGATGGAAAATTAAATTTGGGTACTTGGCAAGGAATTTATCTTTGTGAGCACAGAGATTACGGCGGCTCAAGAAAAATTGTAATTACTTTAATGGGAGAATAA
- a CDS encoding YafY family transcriptional regulator → MRIDRMLAITVILLNQDRISARELANRFEVSVRTIYRDVDAISMAGIPITSYSGKQGGFGIIDSFKLDRQLLTMKDLLSILSALKGINVTLEDKELDSAIEKITCLIPDNKTHLLEDHMQHISIDILPWGYQKTQQKYLKCIHNSITENKLIEFQYENSKGEIRKRKVEPMTLIFKGYAWYLFSYCLFRNDYRLFRLSRIKNVDILDETFVRKAKTYKEYFKESYQSAKLVDVVLKFSNKVKQKVIEYFGEERAVIQEDGNIIVKFTYPEDDYIYSMILGFEEHVELIEPYNMRMKLKEKTEKILSNYKHDIMVSKS, encoded by the coding sequence ATGCGCATAGACAGAATGCTTGCGATAACTGTAATTCTTTTAAATCAAGATAGAATCTCTGCCAGAGAATTAGCCAATAGATTTGAAGTTTCGGTAAGAACAATATACAGAGACGTAGATGCAATAAGTATGGCGGGAATTCCAATTACATCTTACTCCGGCAAGCAAGGCGGATTTGGAATTATAGATAGTTTTAAACTCGATCGTCAATTACTTACGATGAAAGACCTTCTATCAATTCTATCTGCTCTCAAAGGAATAAATGTAACTTTGGAAGATAAGGAACTTGATTCGGCAATTGAAAAAATTACATGTTTAATTCCGGATAACAAAACACATTTGCTTGAAGATCATATGCAGCATATCTCAATTGATATTCTTCCTTGGGGATATCAAAAAACTCAACAAAAATATTTGAAATGTATTCACAATTCAATAACTGAAAATAAATTAATTGAGTTTCAATATGAAAATTCAAAAGGGGAAATTAGAAAAAGAAAAGTTGAACCAATGACATTAATATTTAAAGGTTATGCATGGTATTTATTTTCCTACTGTCTTTTCCGTAATGATTATCGCTTGTTCCGTTTATCTAGAATAAAAAATGTTGATATTTTAGATGAAACCTTTGTAAGAAAAGCAAAAACATACAAAGAGTATTTTAAGGAATCTTATCAATCAGCAAAGTTAGTAGATGTTGTTTTAAAATTTTCCAATAAGGTTAAGCAAAAAGTAATTGAGTATTTCGGAGAAGAAAGAGCGGTTATTCAAGAAGATGGAAATATTATAGTAAAGTTTACATATCCTGAGGATGATTATATTTATTCAATGATATTAGGATTTGAAGAGCATGTAGAATTGATTGAACCATATAATATGAGAATGAAATTAAAAGAAAAAACAGAAAAAATTTTAAGTAATTACAAACATGACATAATGGTGTCAAAATCTTGA
- a CDS encoding GyrI-like domain-containing protein: MKHEWRKKEKEFYLPKNKPENIQIPEFKFFTIEGKGNPNSEKFSNYIEVLYSLSYAVKMSYKKGIEPTNYFHYTVYPLEGIWDISENAKQNFNGKIDKDELLFKLMIRQPDFVNEEFAMIILEETKKKKTNELLNNIKYEKINDDNSVQMMHLGSYDNEADSFKRMEDFAAANNLKRVSKVHREIYLTDPRKTLPEKLKTVLRFKVEKIIKT, from the coding sequence ATGAAACATGAATGGAGGAAAAAAGAAAAAGAATTTTACCTACCAAAGAATAAACCTGAAAATATTCAAATTCCGGAATTTAAATTTTTCACCATCGAAGGAAAGGGAAATCCGAACAGTGAAAAATTTTCAAATTATATTGAAGTATTGTATTCACTTTCTTATGCAGTAAAAATGAGCTATAAAAAAGGGATTGAACCGACTAATTATTTCCATTATACAGTTTATCCGCTTGAAGGAATTTGGGATATAAGTGAAAATGCAAAACAAAATTTTAATGGTAAAATTGATAAAGACGAACTTCTATTTAAATTAATGATAAGACAACCGGATTTTGTTAATGAAGAATTTGCAATGATAATTTTGGAAGAAACGAAAAAGAAAAAAACAAATGAACTTTTGAATAATATAAAATATGAAAAAATTAATGATGACAATTCCGTTCAAATGATGCATTTAGGCAGTTATGATAATGAAGCAGACAGTTTTAAAAGAATGGAAGATTTTGCTGCAGCAAACAATCTTAAAAGAGTATCAAAAGTTCATAGAGAAATATATTTAACGGATCCACGAAAAACCTTACCTGAAAAATTAAAAACAGTATTAAGATTTAAAGTTGAAAAAATTATTAAAACATGA
- a CDS encoding DinB family protein, producing the protein MKEGLIYELESQKNFFLKTVECLDENDSSFKPQEEMYTVAQHVGHTAETIDWFFDGVFGENGFNMNFENYAEYMKKYKSFDEAIQLLNDATARAIEKIKSLSEAELMEPITGEVMKGAPKMAVVGGITDHTAHHRGALAVYARLLNKVPQMPYGG; encoded by the coding sequence ATGAAAGAAGGATTAATTTATGAATTGGAATCCCAAAAAAATTTTTTCTTAAAAACAGTTGAATGTTTAGATGAAAATGATTCATCATTTAAACCGCAAGAAGAAATGTACACCGTTGCTCAACATGTTGGACATACAGCAGAAACAATTGATTGGTTTTTTGATGGTGTTTTTGGTGAAAACGGATTTAATATGAATTTTGAAAATTATGCAGAATACATGAAAAAGTATAAATCATTTGATGAAGCAATTCAGTTATTAAATGATGCAACAGCAAGAGCAATAGAAAAAATTAAAAGTTTATCGGAAGCAGAATTAATGGAACCAATTACCGGAGAAGTTATGAAAGGCGCACCCAAAATGGCAGTAGTTGGCGGAATTACAGATCATACTGCACATCACAGAGGAGCATTGGCGGTTTATGCTCGCTTATTAAATAAAGTTCCCCAAATGCCTTACGGCGGTTAA
- a CDS encoding DUF72 domain-containing protein, with the protein MQTPKLYVGTAGWSYKDWVPNFYPCEQSKELSWLTYYSRYFNMVEVNSTYYTYLAPGIVNGWLRQTENADEFLFTIKLHQDFTHKRQYGDEQIKAVQQNLNILKNAERFGGLLLQFPYSFDFNDANIDYLRELIHKFEVYEKFVEVRHKSWNNKNAKTITFCTIDQPQIGEAIEFKPIVGNNSAYIRFHGRNEEAWRKSLGNFGKKQSYEEQSARYEYLYSPGELAEIDQKLKEVYDKVKKVFVVMNNHPHGDAVANAFELLHLLKERAKIKMPPTIVKAYPRLRDIVAN; encoded by the coding sequence ATGCAAACCCCAAAACTCTACGTTGGTACAGCCGGCTGGTCTTATAAAGATTGGGTGCCAAACTTTTATCCATGCGAGCAATCAAAAGAACTTAGCTGGCTTACATATTATTCGCGTTACTTTAATATGGTGGAAGTTAACTCAACTTACTATACATATTTAGCTCCGGGAATTGTTAATGGCTGGCTTCGACAAACAGAAAATGCGGATGAATTTTTATTTACCATAAAACTTCATCAAGATTTTACACACAAAAGACAATACGGGGATGAACAAATAAAAGCAGTTCAACAAAATCTTAATATTCTAAAAAATGCAGAACGTTTTGGCGGATTGCTGCTTCAGTTTCCGTACTCGTTTGATTTTAATGATGCCAACATTGATTATTTACGTGAGTTAATACATAAATTTGAAGTTTACGAGAAATTTGTTGAAGTAAGACACAAATCTTGGAATAACAAAAATGCAAAGACAATAACTTTCTGCACAATTGATCAGCCGCAAATTGGCGAAGCAATTGAGTTTAAACCAATTGTGGGAAACAATTCTGCATATATTCGTTTTCACGGAAGGAATGAAGAAGCATGGAGAAAGTCATTAGGTAATTTCGGCAAGAAACAAAGTTACGAAGAACAAAGCGCACGTTATGAATATTTATATTCTCCGGGAGAGTTAGCAGAAATTGATCAAAAATTAAAAGAAGTTTATGATAAAGTAAAAAAAGTTTTTGTCGTTATGAATAACCATCCGCATGGAGATGCAGTTGCAAATGCATTTGAACTTCTTCACCTTTTGAAAGAAAGAGCAAAAATTAAAATGCCGCCTACAATTGTAAAAGCTTACCCGAGGTTAAGAGATATTGTTGCAAACTAA
- the tcmP gene encoding three-Cys-motif partner protein TcmP, whose translation MANNDFFIEPFDDGTKVKLAVFKEYLREWLPTFTKGNEVSWKEIYIYDFFAGGGKDSEGNYGSSSIIINELKNYYDAIIERKIKINVLFNDINSKRIDELREFVNSIEPNAPYNITYYNKDFRALFEDLYSEIILKKDTPRLMFIDQFGIKNVTNDLFIQLTYLKRTDFLFFISSSFVRRFSENNEFTKYLSINKETFIDSEPLHSHRIICNYYKNLIGNREYFIAPFSIKKGSNIYGLIFGSSHSLGIEKFLRVGWGINPTTGDANFNIDEELIADGIFSLFSDDNKPKKLKYFESILKEKIINKSLSTNKQIYYFAFDYECLPKHANVVIKQLIKDNVIRPIKMASQRIHKLKEEKIEIIS comes from the coding sequence ATGGCAAACAATGACTTTTTTATTGAACCTTTTGATGACGGGACAAAAGTTAAACTTGCCGTATTCAAAGAATATTTAAGAGAATGGTTACCAACATTTACAAAAGGCAATGAAGTTAGTTGGAAAGAAATTTATATTTATGATTTTTTTGCTGGGGGTGGTAAAGACTCTGAAGGAAATTATGGTAGTTCTTCAATTATTATAAATGAATTAAAAAATTATTATGATGCTATAATTGAAAGAAAAATAAAAATTAATGTTTTATTTAATGATATTAATAGTAAACGAATTGATGAATTAAGAGAATTTGTTAATTCCATAGAGCCGAATGCCCCGTATAATATTACTTATTATAATAAAGATTTTAGGGCTTTGTTTGAAGACTTATATAGCGAAATAATTCTTAAGAAAGATACTCCTAGATTAATGTTTATTGATCAGTTTGGAATTAAGAATGTAACAAATGATTTGTTCATACAACTCACTTATTTAAAGCGAACAGATTTTTTGTTTTTTATATCATCATCATTTGTTAGAAGATTTAGTGAAAACAATGAGTTTACAAAGTATTTGAGTATAAATAAAGAAACATTTATTGACTCGGAACCTTTACACAGTCATAGAATCATTTGTAATTATTATAAAAATTTAATTGGTAATAGAGAATATTTTATAGCTCCATTTTCTATCAAAAAGGGATCAAATATTTATGGTTTAATATTTGGATCTTCTCATTCATTAGGTATAGAAAAATTTTTAAGAGTTGGTTGGGGGATAAACCCTACTACAGGAGACGCAAACTTTAATATTGATGAAGAATTAATTGCTGATGGTATTTTTTCATTATTTTCTGATGATAACAAGCCCAAAAAGTTAAAATATTTTGAAAGTATTTTGAAAGAAAAAATTATAAATAAATCTCTTTCTACAAATAAACAAATTTATTATTTTGCTTTTGATTATGAATGTCTTCCTAAACATGCCAATGTAGTAATAAAGCAATTAATTAAAGATAATGTGATTAGACCTATTAAAATGGCTTCACAGAGGATTCATAAATTAAAAGAAGAAAAAATTGAAATTATATCATGA
- a CDS encoding phage Gp37/Gp68 family protein: protein MMKKTKIEWTEETWNPTIGCTKVSAGCKFCYAETMANRLQAMGTSGYENGFKFSLMPERLEQPFKKKKPTKYFVNSMSDLFHEEIPKEFLDKIFDVIEKTPQHIYQILTKRDKRMLEYFQNKSVPKNVWLGVTSENRKDGLPRIDILRKINASVKFLSIEPLLEDLGKINLKGINWVIVGGESGYKARPMKEEWAINIKDQCEKANVPFFFKQWGTWGADEIKRNKKANGRKLQGKLWEDYPKVA, encoded by the coding sequence ATCATGAAAAAAACTAAAATTGAATGGACGGAAGAAACTTGGAATCCCACAATAGGATGTACAAAAGTTAGTGCTGGCTGTAAATTCTGTTATGCAGAAACAATGGCAAATCGCTTACAAGCAATGGGAACTTCCGGTTATGAAAATGGATTTAAGTTTTCTTTAATGCCGGAAAGACTTGAACAGCCTTTCAAAAAGAAAAAGCCGACAAAATATTTTGTAAACTCTATGAGCGATTTATTCCATGAAGAAATTCCCAAAGAATTTTTAGATAAAATATTTGATGTAATTGAAAAAACACCTCAGCATATTTATCAAATTTTAACTAAACGTGATAAAAGAATGTTAGAGTATTTTCAAAATAAATCTGTACCTAAAAATGTTTGGCTTGGCGTTACCTCGGAAAATAGAAAAGACGGTTTGCCAAGAATTGATATTTTACGTAAAATAAATGCTTCTGTTAAATTTCTTTCAATTGAACCACTTCTAGAAGATTTAGGCAAAATAAATCTTAAAGGAATTAATTGGGTAATTGTAGGAGGCGAAAGCGGATACAAAGCGCGACCAATGAAAGAAGAATGGGCAATTAATATTAAAGATCAATGTGAAAAAGCAAATGTGCCGTTTTTCTTTAAGCAATGGGGAACTTGGGGTGCAGATGAAATCAAAAGAAATAAGAAAGCAAACGGAAGAAAACTTCAAGGAAAACTTTGGGAAGATTATCCCAAAGTTGCCTAA